From Acidovorax sp. FHTAMBA, one genomic window encodes:
- a CDS encoding methyl-accepting chemotaxis protein — protein MQAATSLKSLSISTRLGLGFGCMLVLVVAVAAVGQFSVGKVHEQMRLITGLGAQKSVLVNGMLESVGAMGIQSRSAAMLNDIDPKQAREQIEGVAGTLREYARQEAALAELLATGGGSAAEMRLLQEVQALGARTRPELENAIKSADEGDTVSATLALMTRVAPAETAWRGKLRELVDLQGRLNAEATASAERTQVQARTVAGLLVLLAIGLGALIAWRITRSITAPIGRAVVVAERIARGDLTSQVEVRIQDETGRLLGAIDAMQDRLRSLVGEIGQTADSILVASSEVASGNLDLSQRTEQTSHNLQSAANSLVDLTGTVAQSADAARQANQLASTASDAATRGGEVVSQVVRTMDTISASSRKIADIISVIDSIAFQTNILALNAAVEAARAGEQGRGFAVVASEVRSLAGRSANAAREIKALIGASVDQVQEGSTLVHHAGTTMDELVQSVRRVSDIMGEITAATQEQSQRIGQVSGAVGELEEMTQQNAALVEEGAAAADSLKDQAGRLTQMVGTFRLTRDGGDEKSWGAAQSATPPLAVPAPAPTAAPRAPALPRS, from the coding sequence ATGCAGGCCGCAACGTCATTGAAATCGCTGTCGATATCCACGCGGCTCGGGCTGGGGTTCGGGTGCATGCTGGTGCTGGTGGTAGCGGTGGCCGCCGTTGGCCAGTTCTCGGTGGGCAAGGTGCACGAGCAGATGCGGCTGATCACCGGCCTGGGCGCCCAGAAGTCGGTGCTGGTCAACGGCATGCTTGAAAGCGTGGGCGCGATGGGCATCCAGAGCCGGTCGGCAGCCATGCTCAACGACATTGACCCCAAGCAGGCGCGCGAGCAGATCGAAGGCGTGGCCGGGACGCTCAGGGAATATGCGCGTCAGGAGGCGGCACTGGCCGAACTGCTGGCGACTGGCGGCGGCTCGGCCGCGGAAATGCGGCTGTTGCAAGAGGTGCAGGCACTGGGTGCCAGGACACGGCCGGAACTGGAGAACGCCATCAAGTCCGCCGATGAAGGCGACACCGTGAGTGCCACGCTGGCGCTGATGACGCGCGTGGCCCCTGCTGAAACCGCCTGGCGCGGCAAGCTGCGCGAGCTGGTGGACCTGCAGGGCAGACTGAACGCCGAAGCCACCGCTTCGGCTGAGCGCACTCAAGTCCAGGCCCGCACCGTGGCCGGGCTGCTGGTGCTGCTGGCGATCGGGCTGGGGGCGCTGATCGCCTGGCGCATCACGCGCAGCATCACTGCGCCCATAGGCCGGGCTGTCGTGGTGGCCGAGCGCATTGCCCGCGGCGACCTCACCTCGCAGGTGGAAGTACGCATCCAGGACGAAACCGGCCGCCTGCTCGGCGCCATCGACGCCATGCAGGACCGCCTGCGCTCGCTGGTGGGCGAGATCGGGCAGACGGCGGATTCGATCCTCGTGGCCAGCTCCGAGGTGGCCTCGGGCAACCTGGACCTGAGCCAGCGCACCGAACAGACCTCGCACAACCTGCAAAGCGCCGCCAATTCGCTGGTGGACCTGACCGGCACGGTGGCCCAGAGCGCCGACGCCGCCCGCCAGGCCAACCAGCTGGCATCCACCGCCTCGGATGCGGCCACGCGCGGCGGCGAGGTGGTGTCACAGGTGGTGCGCACCATGGACACCATCAGCGCCAGCTCGCGCAAGATCGCCGACATCATCAGCGTGATCGACTCCATTGCCTTCCAGACCAACATCCTCGCGCTGAACGCCGCCGTGGAAGCCGCCCGCGCGGGTGAACAGGGGCGCGGATTTGCGGTGGTGGCAAGCGAGGTGCGCAGCCTGGCGGGCCGCTCGGCCAACGCGGCGCGCGAGATCAAGGCCCTGATCGGTGCCAGTGTGGACCAGGTGCAGGAAGGCAGCACCCTGGTCCACCATGCGGGCACCACCATGGATGAGCTGGTGCAGTCGGTGCGCCGGGTGTCGGACATCATGGGCGAGATCACGGCTGCCACGCAGGAACAGAGCCAGCGCATCGGCCAGGTGAGCGGGGCAGTGGGCGAGCTGGAGGAAATGACCCAGCAGAACGCCGCACTGGTGGAGGAAGGCGCCGCCGCCGCCGACAGCCTCAAGGACCAGGCCGGGCGCCTGACGCAGATGGTGGGCACCTTTCGCCTCACGCGCGACGGGGGCGATGAAAAGAGCTGGGGCGCGGCCCAATCCGCCACACCGCCGCTGGCCGTGCCCGCGCCAGCACCCACAGCCGCCCCGCGCGCTCCCGCATTGCCGCGCAGCTGA
- a CDS encoding DUF4394 domain-containing protein, with protein MKLHSLLSVRRTAAAWLALVAGVALTGCATAPAPETSQRELVVAVTDSHELITFNAAQPAQILERRPVTGLPAGERLVGIDFRVARGVLYALSQAGRLYTLDIPTGALRPVGAAPAIVALKGTSFGFDFNPAADRIRVVSNTGQNLRLHPDTGAAVDGDAALEGVQPDPSLRYAWSDANAGRTPDIVGAAYTYNTQDSKLTTNYAIDRALGVLVMQGSREGTTPVVSPNTGQLRTVGSLGLPPLTDVAFDISDVDNTALIAVRTAADRQTRLHLVDLRTGTTRPLGTVGEGAALLGMAIEP; from the coding sequence ATGAAACTGCATTCCCTTCTTTCAGTGCGCCGCACTGCCGCCGCGTGGCTGGCACTTGTGGCGGGTGTGGCGTTGACGGGCTGCGCCACGGCGCCTGCACCCGAGACCAGCCAACGTGAACTGGTGGTCGCGGTGACGGACTCGCACGAGCTCATCACCTTCAACGCCGCACAGCCCGCCCAGATTCTGGAGCGGCGCCCGGTCACCGGGCTGCCCGCGGGGGAGCGGCTGGTGGGCATCGACTTCCGGGTGGCGCGCGGCGTGCTGTATGCGCTGTCGCAGGCGGGCAGGCTCTACACGCTCGATATACCTACCGGTGCCCTGCGCCCTGTGGGAGCGGCGCCGGCGATTGTGGCGTTGAAAGGCACTTCGTTCGGCTTCGACTTCAACCCGGCAGCAGACCGGATCCGCGTGGTGTCCAACACCGGCCAGAACCTGCGGCTGCACCCGGATACCGGCGCCGCAGTGGACGGCGACGCTGCCCTGGAGGGCGTGCAGCCTGACCCGTCCTTGCGATACGCCTGGAGCGATGCCAATGCCGGCCGCACGCCGGATATCGTCGGGGCGGCCTACACCTACAACACGCAGGACAGCAAGCTCACCACCAACTACGCCATCGATCGCGCGCTCGGTGTGCTGGTAATGCAGGGATCGCGCGAGGGCACCACGCCGGTCGTGTCGCCCAACACGGGCCAGTTGCGCACCGTGGGGTCACTGGGGCTGCCGCCGCTGACCGACGTGGCGTTTGACATCTCTGACGTTGACAACACGGCCCTGATTGCCGTGCGCACAGCGGCGGACCGCCAGACGCGCCTGCACCTGGTGGACTTGCGCACCGGCACCACCCGGCCGCTGGGGACCGTGGGCGAGGGCGCCGCGCTGCTGGGCATGGCCATCGAGCCATGA
- a CDS encoding general secretion pathway protein GspB produces MSYILDALRRADAERSRGDVPGLHTPAIPVPAAVSAERRTASAPLTLLAGAALVVAALAAGMTWWVAQRSAPGGGVVLAGAAPTPSPLPSPAASPAAAVALPAQPAASSAAPVPAAPTSPPVTTAAPAPAAMPVPRPAESPAAPAAREKKPSPAVARAAPAEPAPPRPAREAARESVRPSAPAPRTPDAAPAPTTAPTGTVFAQADLPEAVRAQLPVLKISGATYSSNPVYRMAIVNGQVLHEGDLAAPGLQLEKIEQGRTIWSFRGYRYGLASQ; encoded by the coding sequence GTGTCTTACATCCTCGATGCGCTGCGGCGCGCAGACGCCGAGCGGTCCCGTGGCGACGTGCCCGGGCTGCACACTCCTGCCATCCCGGTGCCTGCAGCCGTTTCTGCCGAGCGACGCACTGCATCGGCGCCGCTGACCCTGCTGGCCGGGGCCGCGCTGGTGGTGGCCGCATTGGCAGCGGGCATGACCTGGTGGGTGGCGCAGCGCAGCGCGCCTGGCGGGGGCGTGGTGCTGGCGGGCGCTGCCCCCACCCCGTCACCCCTTCCTTCCCCAGCGGCTTCACCCGCCGCTGCGGTCGCGTTGCCGGCGCAACCCGCGGCCTCGTCTGCCGCGCCGGTGCCCGCCGCGCCCACCAGCCCGCCGGTCACCACGGCGGCGCCTGCCCCGGCAGCCATGCCAGTGCCCCGCCCGGCCGAGAGCCCTGCAGCGCCCGCAGCCCGAGAGAAAAAGCCCTCGCCCGCCGTGGCGCGCGCCGCACCTGCCGAGCCCGCCCCACCGCGCCCCGCGCGTGAAGCGGCGCGCGAGAGTGTGCGGCCCAGCGCGCCCGCCCCCCGCACGCCGGACGCCGCACCTGCGCCAACCACCGCGCCGACCGGCACCGTGTTTGCCCAGGCCGACCTGCCCGAGGCGGTGCGTGCGCAACTGCCCGTGCTCAAGATATCGGGGGCCACCTACTCCTCCAACCCCGTGTACCGCATGGCGATCGTGAACGGCCAGGTCTTGCATGAAGGCGACCTGGCTGCACCCGGGTTGCAGCTCGAAAAAATCGAGCAGGGCCGCACGATCTGGTCGTTTCGGGGCTACCGCTACGGGCTGGCTTCGCAGTAG
- a CDS encoding methylamine utilization protein, with the protein MTTTGSRRAALRAGGRAAGRGVLGAFCALGLGLGAHAATVQVEVLDAAGQPLADAVVFLESPEARKAVRPLAGAEMAQEKRQFVPGVLVVPLGTEVRFPNHDTVRHHVYSFSPAKKFELKLYTGMPSNPVRFDQPGVAVLGCNIHDQMVGWIVVVDTPHFARTPAAPGRAQIDNVPPGAYTLRTWHARLPVGAPAQEQTLTVPPAGGAVATVRLAGLQP; encoded by the coding sequence ATGACCACCACCGGGAGCCGCCGCGCTGCGCTGCGCGCCGGGGGCAGGGCCGCTGGCCGGGGCGTGCTGGGCGCCTTCTGTGCGCTGGGGCTGGGGCTGGGCGCGCACGCCGCAACCGTGCAGGTGGAGGTGCTGGACGCGGCAGGCCAGCCACTGGCCGATGCGGTGGTGTTTCTGGAATCGCCCGAGGCCCGCAAGGCGGTCAGGCCCCTGGCGGGCGCCGAGATGGCACAGGAAAAGCGGCAGTTCGTACCCGGTGTGCTGGTGGTGCCCCTGGGGACCGAGGTGCGGTTCCCCAACCACGACACCGTGCGCCACCACGTCTATTCGTTTTCGCCTGCCAAGAAATTCGAGCTCAAGCTCTACACGGGGATGCCCTCCAACCCGGTGCGGTTCGATCAGCCCGGGGTGGCTGTGCTGGGGTGCAACATCCATGACCAGATGGTGGGCTGGATCGTGGTGGTGGACACTCCGCATTTCGCCCGCACACCGGCAGCGCCAGGCCGGGCGCAGATCGACAATGTGCCGCCTGGCGCCTACACCCTGCGCACCTGGCACGCGCGCCTGCCGGTGGGCGCCCCTGCGCAGGAGCAGACACTGACCGTGCCCCCCGCAGGAGGCGCGGTGGCCACGGTGCGCCTGGCAGGGTTGCAGCCTTGA
- a CDS encoding Crp/Fnr family transcriptional regulator, whose translation MNQDLSLHQRRRSPTPQELEGIPWLGLLLPAERERAVASLLVGDANAGDYVCRVGRPVTYWFGVVEGLLKMSSDDAQGQTMTYAGLPPGGWFGEGTTIKREPYRYNIQALRKSVVAGLPIDSFHWLLDHSIGFNRFVMNQLNERLGQFIAAREIDRLNNPDVRVARSLASLFNPVLYPGVGEVLRITQQELAYLVGLSRQRVNEALAALEAQGAIRVEYGGLRVLDLAALRSSVSPP comes from the coding sequence ATGAACCAGGACCTGTCGTTGCACCAGCGGCGCCGCTCGCCCACGCCGCAGGAGCTGGAGGGCATTCCCTGGCTGGGCCTGCTGCTGCCCGCCGAGCGCGAACGCGCCGTCGCATCGTTGCTGGTTGGCGACGCCAACGCGGGCGACTATGTATGCCGCGTGGGCCGCCCGGTGACCTACTGGTTTGGCGTGGTCGAAGGCCTGCTCAAGATGAGCAGCGATGACGCCCAGGGCCAGACCATGACGTATGCCGGCCTGCCGCCCGGCGGCTGGTTTGGCGAGGGCACCACCATCAAACGCGAGCCCTACCGCTACAACATCCAGGCGCTGCGCAAAAGCGTGGTGGCGGGTTTGCCCATTGACAGCTTTCACTGGCTGCTGGACCACTCCATCGGCTTCAACCGTTTTGTGATGAACCAGCTCAACGAGCGCCTGGGCCAGTTCATTGCCGCGCGCGAGATCGACCGGCTGAACAACCCCGACGTGCGTGTGGCGCGCAGCCTGGCGTCGCTGTTCAACCCGGTGCTCTACCCCGGCGTGGGCGAGGTGCTGCGCATCACGCAGCAGGAGCTGGCGTATCTGGTGGGCCTGTCGCGCCAGCGGGTGAACGAGGCGCTGGCGGCGCTGGAAGCGCAGGGCGCCATCCGTGTCGAATACGGTGGCCTGCGGGTGCTCGACCTGGCGGCGCTGCGCTCGAGTGTCTCCCCTCCCTGA
- a CDS encoding ABC transporter substrate-binding protein, whose translation MHTPPSNTDLQRPALHHPRPLARRQVLAAAAASLPWLGWGGAARAQESTIRIAQSTALTGPLGDLGSAMHQGAKAAFAGINARGGVHGKTIELVTQDDAYEVPKALANVELFMADPGTFALFNCMGTPMIDAMLPKVIDSGIPFFAPFTGAQLSRTKAKSVFNIRASYADEAEKLVQHLSTIGIQRIGIVYQNNSFGKEVYTAAKQSMDRLKLPDAVTVTVENNASDAGSAAAKLAGGNLEAIVIGLAGKPTMEFVKAFRALKRGVTLYALSVMGTPATVKALGADATGMAISQVVPLPSNAVMPVVREFQTAWKASGATAEPSHLALEGYINARVFAEALQRAGRNPTRAAFIDATWNLKKWDLGGFEINATTPERNASRFVELTLVGRDGRFIR comes from the coding sequence ATGCACACCCCGCCGTCAAACACAGACCTCCAGCGCCCCGCGCTGCACCACCCACGCCCGCTGGCGCGCCGCCAGGTCCTGGCCGCAGCCGCTGCCAGCCTTCCCTGGCTGGGCTGGGGGGGCGCCGCCCGCGCGCAGGAAAGCACCATCCGGATCGCCCAGTCCACTGCGCTCACAGGGCCCCTGGGCGATCTGGGCTCGGCCATGCACCAGGGCGCCAAGGCCGCATTTGCAGGCATCAATGCGCGCGGTGGCGTGCACGGCAAGACCATAGAACTCGTCACGCAGGACGACGCCTACGAAGTACCCAAGGCGCTGGCGAACGTGGAGCTGTTCATGGCCGATCCGGGCACGTTCGCGCTGTTCAACTGCATGGGCACGCCGATGATCGATGCCATGCTGCCCAAGGTGATCGACAGCGGCATTCCGTTCTTCGCACCGTTCACCGGTGCGCAGCTCAGCCGCACCAAGGCCAAGAGTGTGTTCAACATCCGCGCCAGTTACGCCGACGAGGCCGAGAAGCTGGTGCAGCACCTGTCCACCATCGGCATCCAGCGCATCGGCATCGTCTATCAGAACAATTCCTTTGGCAAAGAGGTCTACACCGCCGCCAAGCAGTCGATGGACCGCCTCAAGCTGCCCGACGCCGTGACCGTGACGGTCGAGAACAACGCCTCCGACGCTGGCAGCGCCGCGGCCAAGCTGGCAGGGGGCAACCTGGAGGCGATCGTGATCGGCCTGGCGGGCAAACCGACGATGGAGTTTGTGAAGGCGTTCCGGGCGCTCAAGCGGGGCGTGACGCTGTATGCGCTGTCGGTGATGGGCACCCCCGCCACCGTGAAGGCCCTGGGCGCCGATGCCACCGGCATGGCCATCTCGCAGGTGGTGCCGCTGCCCTCCAACGCGGTGATGCCCGTGGTGCGCGAGTTTCAAACCGCCTGGAAAGCGTCGGGCGCCACGGCCGAGCCCTCGCACCTGGCGCTGGAGGGCTACATCAACGCCCGGGTGTTTGCCGAGGCCCTGCAGCGCGCGGGCCGCAACCCCACACGGGCTGCGTTCATCGACGCCACCTGGAACCTCAAGAAATGGGACCTGGGCGGCTTTGAAATCAATGCCACCACGCCCGAACGCAACGCATCGCGCTTCGTGGAGCTGACCCTGGTGGGGCGCGACGGCAGGTTCATCCGGTAG